One Elephas maximus indicus isolate mEleMax1 chromosome X, mEleMax1 primary haplotype, whole genome shotgun sequence DNA segment encodes these proteins:
- the PIGA gene encoding phosphatidylinositol N-acetylglucosaminyltransferase subunit A isoform X2, producing MACLPQLHSPALILEGTDLLSGIIPELCQKYPDLNFIIGGEGPKRIILEEVRERYQLHDRVRLLGALEHKDVRNVLVQGHIFLNTSLTEAFCMAIVEAASCGLQVVSTRVGGIPEVLPENLIILCEPSVKSLCEGLEKAISQLKSGSLPAPENIHNVVKTFYTWRNVAERTEKVYDRVAREAVLPMDKRLDRLMSHCGPVTGCIFALLAVFNFLFLIFLRWMTPDSIIDVAIDASGPKGAWIHEFSYSKKNGQNEEISKTR from the exons GGACTGATTTGCTTAGTGGCATAATCCCCGAGCTCTGTCAGAAATACCCAGATTTAAATTTCATCATTGGAGGAGAGGGACCAAAGAGAatcattttggaagaagtacgggaAAGATACCAGCTACATGACAG GGTACGTCTCTTGGGAGCCTTAGAACACAAGGATGTTAGAAATGTCTTAGTTCAAGGACATATTTTTCTTAATACCTCCCTCACTGAAGCATTCTGCATGGCAATTGTGGAAGCAGCCAGTTGCGGTTTACAG gttGTAAGTACCAGGGTTGGTGGAATTCCTGAGGTACTTCCCGAAAATCTTATTATTTTATGTGAGCCTTCAGTAAAATCTTTGTGTGAAGGATTGGAAAAAGCTATTTCCCAACTGAAGTCAGGAAGCTTGCCGGCTCCAGAAAATATCCATAATGTGGTAAAGACTTTTTACACCTGGAGGAATGTTGCGGAAAGAACTGAAAAA GTGTATGACCGGGTAGCCAGAGAAGCCGTGTTACCCATGGACAAACGACTGGATCGCCTCATGTCTCACTGTGGCCCAGTAACAGGCTGTATTTTTGCTTTGTTGGCCGTCTTCaactttctcttcctcattttcctGCGATGGATGACCCCAGATTCCATCATTGATGTTGCAATAGATGCCTCAGGGCCGAAGGGGGCCTGGATTCACGAGTTTTCTTACAGTAAAAAAAATG